One stretch of Gemmatimonadota bacterium DNA includes these proteins:
- a CDS encoding UvrD-helicase domain-containing protein: PPHFASLGASSGFDTLEECFEDMLPHIFAVETGLSSDPPMNWRLSMLDNYAIVSNSDAHSPQKLAREATCFNTDLSFRGMYNALKDRDPTRFTGTLEFYPEEGKYHFDGHRKCDICWKPAQTLDANEICPVCGRKLTVGVLHRVEKLADRAEGDRPDIAMPFENLIPLQEIIGSVLQVGPTSKRVQTVYEQMLSTHGAELKILRELPIEEIAKTGDPLIAEGIHRMREGEVHIAPGYDGVYGKIQVFSDEDRARLSGQKSLFHIPAEEPSKEKEESASLDKSAEIEIVKDSPVSLPTSQFPLLDPHQQAAVTMDNGPVIVTAGPGTGKTRVLTHRVIDLTQNRGVSPASIMAVTFTNRAATEMWERIVSLSSGGEELVPMRVGTFHRLSLDLLREYAPERLGAIADRGEARTVLQEAIADIDTEIPVDDALSQISLCKAQGHEIPDITDTELQTIYTNYQHRLTAYGLMDFDDILLILHNVLCGDILQTVQARFTHVLVDEFQDVNAVQYALIQKLAGDGSGLFVIGDPDQAIYGFRGASAGYFAQLKADYPGSNEVILRHTYRSTPQIISAASSLLRGRSYVPVRENGPKLRALSTPGETSEGIAIVEEISRMVGGADLLQANEEGKRSLDDFAVLFRTGRQADALETCFLQAGIPYRVIGQKNYLDAASVQHALSFFKCVLRDDISSTPTSRDIIDLLSIPAFDPGREARATMRRQTQNNTLSDTVQEKLDAAMEAIGRFRNETSHLSPSERIAKWAEEFATSDDIDLERLSLLAQGVDTIAELLDIITLGQDGDFVRRGKIARPEAVTLMTLHASKGLEFPVVFICGVEEGLIPHADADIEEEKRLFFVGITRGQDEVILTRARSRRRFGERITPEISRFIADIPEDIIDFVDLRTRRKPAEQLSLF; the protein is encoded by the coding sequence CCACCTCACTTCGCGAGCTTGGGCGCGAGTTCCGGGTTTGACACCCTGGAAGAATGTTTTGAAGACATGCTCCCCCACATCTTCGCCGTAGAAACCGGCCTGTCTTCTGATCCGCCGATGAACTGGCGTCTCTCCATGCTGGACAACTACGCAATCGTCTCCAATTCAGACGCTCACTCCCCGCAAAAACTCGCCCGCGAAGCCACCTGCTTTAATACCGACCTATCATTCCGCGGAATGTATAACGCATTAAAAGACCGCGACCCAACGCGCTTCACGGGCACCCTGGAATTCTATCCCGAAGAAGGCAAATACCACTTTGACGGACACAGAAAATGCGACATATGCTGGAAACCCGCGCAAACCCTCGACGCAAACGAAATCTGCCCGGTATGCGGCCGCAAATTGACCGTTGGTGTACTCCACCGCGTTGAAAAACTCGCAGACCGCGCAGAAGGCGACCGCCCCGACATCGCGATGCCCTTTGAAAACCTGATCCCACTGCAGGAAATCATCGGCTCAGTCCTCCAGGTAGGCCCCACCAGCAAACGCGTACAAACCGTGTACGAACAAATGCTATCAACACACGGAGCAGAGCTAAAAATCCTGCGCGAATTGCCCATCGAAGAAATCGCAAAAACAGGAGACCCCCTCATCGCCGAAGGCATTCACCGCATGCGCGAAGGGGAAGTACACATCGCGCCGGGATACGACGGCGTGTACGGAAAAATTCAAGTCTTCTCCGACGAAGACCGCGCACGCCTGAGCGGGCAGAAATCGCTATTTCACATACCAGCCGAGGAGCCTTCGAAAGAGAAAGAAGAGAGCGCAAGCCTGGACAAAAGTGCAGAAATCGAGATCGTCAAAGATTCTCCCGTCTCACTTCCCACTTCCCAATTCCCACTCCTCGACCCCCACCAGCAAGCAGCCGTAACCATGGACAACGGTCCCGTCATCGTAACCGCGGGACCTGGCACCGGAAAAACCCGGGTCCTCACCCATCGCGTAATCGACCTGACCCAGAACCGCGGTGTATCACCCGCTTCTATAATGGCCGTAACATTCACCAACCGCGCCGCAACTGAAATGTGGGAACGGATCGTATCCCTATCCTCCGGGGGCGAAGAACTCGTCCCAATGCGCGTGGGCACATTCCACCGCCTATCACTGGACCTCCTGCGAGAATACGCCCCCGAACGGCTGGGCGCAATAGCCGACCGCGGAGAAGCCCGCACCGTCTTACAGGAAGCAATCGCCGACATCGACACCGAAATACCGGTTGATGATGCCCTCTCCCAAATCTCGCTATGCAAAGCCCAGGGACATGAAATACCCGACATCACCGACACTGAACTCCAAACCATTTACACCAATTATCAACACCGCCTGACCGCTTATGGCCTCATGGACTTTGACGACATCTTGCTCATCCTCCACAATGTCCTCTGCGGCGACATTTTACAAACAGTCCAGGCGCGATTTACCCACGTACTCGTCGATGAATTTCAAGACGTCAACGCCGTACAGTACGCACTAATTCAAAAATTAGCCGGAGATGGATCGGGCCTCTTCGTCATCGGCGACCCCGATCAAGCCATCTACGGTTTTCGGGGCGCGAGCGCGGGATATTTTGCCCAATTAAAAGCGGACTATCCCGGATCAAACGAAGTAATCCTGCGGCACACATATCGCTCCACCCCACAGATCATCTCCGCAGCATCCAGCCTGCTTCGCGGACGATCGTACGTCCCCGTAAGAGAAAACGGTCCTAAACTGAGAGCCTTATCCACACCCGGCGAAACCAGTGAAGGCATCGCCATCGTCGAAGAAATCTCTCGAATGGTCGGCGGCGCAGACCTATTGCAAGCCAATGAAGAAGGCAAACGCAGCCTGGACGACTTCGCTGTCTTATTCCGCACCGGACGCCAGGCAGACGCCCTGGAAACATGCTTCTTACAGGCGGGGATCCCCTACCGCGTCATCGGACAAAAAAACTATCTGGACGCAGCTTCGGTACAGCACGCCCTATCGTTTTTTAAGTGTGTCCTGAGGGACGACATTTCCAGCACCCCAACCTCCAGAGATATAATCGACCTCCTCTCCATCCCCGCATTTGACCCTGGCCGAGAAGCCCGCGCAACAATGCGTCGTCAGACTCAAAACAACACACTATCAGACACAGTGCAGGAAAAATTGGACGCCGCGATGGAAGCTATAGGTCGCTTCCGCAATGAAACATCTCACCTATCGCCTTCCGAACGCATAGCGAAATGGGCAGAAGAATTTGCGACATCAGACGACATCGACCTTGAGCGATTGAGCCTATTGGCTCAGGGCGTGGATACCATCGCAGAGCTATTGGACATCATCACCCTGGGACAGGATGGCGACTTTGTGCGTCGTGGAAAGATAGCGCGGCCCGAAGCCGTCACGCTAATGACCCTGCATGCGTCTAAGGGCCTGGAATTCCCCGTGGTATTTATCTGTGGGGTTGAGGAAGGATTGATACCGCACGCCGATGCGGATATCGAAGAAGAGAAACGCCTATTTTTTGTCGGCATAACCCGCGGACAAGACGAAGTGATCTTGACCCGCGCCCGAAGCCGCAGGCGATTTGGCGAACGCATCACACCTGAAATATCGCGCTTTATAGCCGACATACCCGAAGACATCATCGACTTTGTCGATCTGCGCACCAGACGCAAACCCGCCGAACAACTATCCCTATTTTAA